A part of Bacteroidota bacterium genomic DNA contains:
- a CDS encoding VOC family protein has product MFPQRLSLITLGVQNLELMKDFYTNTLGWDIMNEQGDIVFYKLNGFILSLYPSAELANDIGIENNGGPFKQITLTILLPSEKLVDQLFEDLRKKKVKIVKPPQKAFWGGYSGYIADPENNYWEIAFNPFIIMDDSGNVIA; this is encoded by the coding sequence ATGTTTCCACAACGATTGTCTTTAATTACCCTTGGTGTTCAAAATCTGGAATTAATGAAAGATTTTTATACGAATACTTTAGGTTGGGATATTATGAATGAACAAGGTGATATTGTTTTTTATAAACTCAATGGTTTTATTTTAAGTTTATACCCGTCGGCCGAACTTGCAAATGATATTGGCATTGAAAATAATGGCGGTCCGTTTAAACAAATTACACTTACTATTTTATTACCTTCAGAAAAATTGGTTGATCAATTATTTGAAGACTTAAGAAAGAAAAAAGTTAAAATCGTGAAACCACCTCAAAAAGCATTTTGGGGTGGCTATAGCGGATATATTGCCGATCCTGAAAACAATTATTGGGAAATTGCTTTTAATCCGTTTATCATAATGGATGATTCGGGAAATGTAATTGCCTGA
- a CDS encoding YbdK family carboxylate-amine ligase, whose protein sequence is MNLIYKNNERSLTLGVEMELQLIDADTLRLTPKASEFLTAIKSDKLTKEMFKSTLEIITGVCNNVHEVIDDFNDTLVEVKKFAEINNIRFAGTGTNPVANYNNRLISSGDRYNELVDKNQWLIKRMAVYGLHVHIGMKSGEDCMRFNQFFLRFVPHLIAFSASSPFWRNVDTGLAASRPTMYEAHPTSGIPYLSKNWDDFERVYHSMKATGSINSIKDIWWDIRPSPAYGTIELRMCDGPATMMELESLVAFIHLLAHWFEENGESYFKEFAPIPDRWIIRENKWRAIRYGLDAEIIDPDSLEVKPIVETLLLWIEKLSPQIKKLRYEKQIENFIAVLKYGNSSARQRKVASNSNSLLELVEHNISEWELGKPIWN, encoded by the coding sequence ATGAATTTAATTTATAAAAATAATGAGCGTTCGTTAACATTAGGTGTAGAAATGGAATTACAATTAATTGATGCCGATACACTACGTTTAACACCCAAAGCATCTGAATTTTTAACTGCAATAAAAAGTGATAAGCTTACAAAAGAAATGTTTAAAAGCACTTTAGAAATTATTACAGGTGTTTGCAATAATGTGCATGAAGTTATTGATGATTTTAATGATACACTTGTAGAAGTAAAAAAATTTGCTGAAATAAATAATATTCGATTTGCCGGAACGGGAACAAATCCTGTTGCAAATTATAATAATCGATTAATTAGTAGTGGCGACCGGTATAATGAATTAGTTGATAAAAACCAGTGGTTGATTAAAAGAATGGCCGTATATGGTTTACACGTACACATTGGAATGAAAAGCGGCGAAGATTGTATGCGCTTTAATCAATTTTTTTTACGCTTTGTTCCGCATTTAATTGCATTTAGTGCCAGCTCACCATTTTGGCGCAATGTTGATACCGGATTAGCAGCCTCACGACCAACTATGTACGAAGCACATCCAACAAGCGGTATTCCTTATTTATCTAAAAATTGGGATGATTTTGAACGAGTATATCATTCAATGAAAGCTACAGGTTCTATTAATTCTATTAAAGATATTTGGTGGGACATTCGTCCGAGCCCTGCTTATGGCACAATTGAGTTGCGCATGTGTGATGGCCCGGCTACTATGATGGAACTTGAAAGTCTCGTTGCATTTATCCATTTACTTGCACATTGGTTTGAAGAAAATGGAGAATCTTATTTCAAAGAATTTGCTCCAATACCTGATCGCTGGATTATTCGTGAAAATAAATGGCGTGCCATTCGTTATGGACTTGATGCAGAAATTATAGATCCTGATTCACTTGAAGTAAAACCAATTGTGGAAACCTTACTGCTTTGGATAGAAAAATTATCGCCACAAATAAAAAAATTACGCTATGAAAAGCAAATCGAAAATTTTATAGCTGTATTAAAATACGGAAACAGCAGTGCCCGTCAGCGAAAGGTTGCTTCAAACAGTAATTCATTATTAGAATTGGTTGAACATAATATTTCCGAATGGGAACTCGGTAAACCAATCTGGAATTAA
- a CDS encoding T9SS type A sorting domain-containing protein — protein sequence MFSRYTQFWGLLLIAQLANAQVVTTIPVFPTVDEPVTIIFDATQGNGALADVPGPIYAHTGLITTESVSPTDWQYTQGVWGTADPEVLMTEIGDNLYQINYTSILDFYGATVDDTILQMAFVFRTTTGDVVGRDTDGSDIFVNVYEDGLNVAISSPDTDPLIVNYGDNVHITAESVFSDSLYLYINGVEAVGTDLTSIVYDLSATDYGLSEIRVVAKGAGDVKEDSTYFYVIGDPDIAAVPAGLHQGINYIDDNSVTLVLYAPYKQYIFAVGEHSNWMLQESSFMHLDPDNATWWVTLTGLDAGKEYPYQYFIDGTLWVADPLAEKVLDPWNDSYISEATYPGLIDYPTGKASGIVSVFQTAQTEYTWAIPEFTPPADEDLVVYELLVRDFVAARNYQTLVDTLSYLKNLGINAIELMPVMEFEGNESWGYNPSFFIALDKYYGTREAFKIFVDSCHANGIAVILDIAMNHAFGQSPLVQMWWDGVAGTPAANSPYFNQIPTHDYNVGYDFNHESNATRNMRNIIFQYWIQEYNVDGYRFDLSKGYTQTNSLGDVGYWGEYDASRIAIWKDISDNIYAVDSDPILILEHFAVNSEEEVLSDYGFMLWGNSNYNYAQGTMGYSGSDVNWMSYVARGWADPHVMGYMESHDEERLMFKNITYGNSTNPDYNVKYLPIALSRMELAGAFFFPIPGPKMMWQFGELGYDISIDNPCRVCNKPILWNYYDVAARLRINQVWSELIKLKTTYPAFSTTNFALNVGGFGKRINLNNDAMNVTVIGNFDVNNGTVAPNFQHTGFWYEYFSGDTLNVADINAPISLLPGEYRLYTDVKLNTPDIIISIEDIQSALQHELTIAPNPSSDIFNFSAEIQNAGAAQIEIFNMSGALVFSTTIVNLQPGPFNYTWNSANTNGAAAENGIYLVKINTADGVFMGKIIKQ from the coding sequence ATGTTCAGTAGATATACTCAATTTTGGGGCTTATTGTTAATTGCACAATTAGCTAACGCTCAGGTAGTTACAACCATTCCGGTATTCCCGACTGTAGATGAGCCGGTTACCATAATTTTTGACGCAACACAAGGAAATGGCGCTTTAGCCGATGTTCCGGGCCCAATTTACGCGCATACCGGACTGATTACCACAGAAAGTGTTTCGCCCACCGACTGGCAATATACCCAGGGCGTTTGGGGAACAGCAGACCCGGAAGTGTTAATGACTGAGATAGGTGATAATTTATACCAGATTAATTATACAAGCATATTAGATTTTTATGGCGCAACTGTAGATGATACTATTTTACAAATGGCATTTGTTTTTAGAACAACAACAGGAGATGTTGTTGGAAGAGATACTGATGGTTCAGATATTTTTGTAAATGTTTATGAAGACGGATTAAATGTTGCCATTTCTTCACCGGATACAGACCCGTTAATTGTTAATTACGGAGATAATGTGCATATAACAGCGGAATCTGTTTTTTCTGATAGTTTATATTTATATATAAATGGTGTTGAAGCTGTTGGTACAGATTTAACTTCAATTGTATATGACCTTTCTGCTACTGATTATGGATTATCTGAAATTCGCGTTGTTGCGAAAGGTGCAGGCGATGTAAAAGAAGATTCAACTTATTTTTATGTAATTGGTGATCCTGATATTGCAGCGGTTCCCGCAGGTTTACATCAGGGAATTAATTATATCGATGATAATTCGGTTACATTAGTTTTATATGCACCTTATAAACAATATATTTTTGCTGTAGGCGAACACAGTAACTGGATGTTGCAGGAATCATCGTTTATGCATCTTGATCCGGATAATGCAACTTGGTGGGTTACGCTTACGGGGTTAGATGCGGGTAAAGAATATCCTTACCAATATTTTATAGATGGTACATTATGGGTTGCCGACCCACTCGCAGAAAAAGTGCTGGATCCCTGGAACGACAGTTATATTTCTGAAGCAACGTATCCGGGTTTAATTGATTATCCAACAGGCAAAGCCTCCGGTATTGTATCTGTTTTTCAAACAGCGCAAACTGAGTATACATGGGCAATTCCGGAATTTACACCACCGGCTGATGAAGATTTAGTAGTTTATGAATTACTGGTTCGCGATTTTGTTGCAGCAAGAAATTATCAGACCTTAGTTGACACATTATCTTATTTAAAAAATTTAGGTATTAATGCAATCGAATTAATGCCGGTTATGGAATTTGAAGGCAATGAAAGCTGGGGTTATAATCCAAGTTTTTTTATTGCTTTAGATAAATATTACGGCACGCGCGAAGCATTTAAAATATTTGTTGACTCTTGTCACGCCAATGGCATTGCGGTTATTTTAGATATTGCCATGAACCATGCATTTGGCCAAAGCCCATTAGTGCAAATGTGGTGGGATGGCGTTGCCGGAACACCTGCAGCTAATTCGCCTTATTTTAATCAGATACCAACACATGATTATAATGTCGGTTACGATTTTAATCATGAAAGTAATGCAACACGCAATATGCGCAATATTATTTTTCAATATTGGATTCAGGAATATAATGTTGACGGATATCGTTTTGATTTATCGAAAGGATATACGCAAACAAATTCATTAGGTGATGTTGGTTATTGGGGAGAATATGATGCATCAAGAATTGCCATCTGGAAAGATATTTCAGATAATATTTATGCAGTAGACAGCGACCCGATTTTAATTCTGGAACATTTTGCAGTAAATAGTGAAGAAGAAGTATTGAGTGATTACGGTTTTATGTTATGGGGAAATTCCAATTACAATTATGCGCAGGGAACAATGGGTTATAGTGGTTCAGATGTTAACTGGATGAGTTATGTTGCCAGAGGCTGGGCCGACCCACACGTAATGGGTTATATGGAAAGCCATGATGAGGAGCGACTGATGTTTAAAAATATTACTTATGGTAATTCAACAAACCCCGATTATAATGTAAAATATTTACCAATCGCATTATCGCGTATGGAGCTTGCCGGCGCATTTTTCTTCCCGATTCCGGGGCCTAAAATGATGTGGCAGTTTGGTGAATTGGGATATGATATCAGCATCGATAATCCTTGTCGCGTTTGTAACAAACCAATTTTATGGAATTATTACGATGTAGCTGCGCGCTTAAGAATTAATCAGGTATGGAGCGAGTTAATTAAATTAAAAACTACATATCCTGCTTTCAGCACAACAAACTTTGCATTAAACGTGGGCGGCTTTGGCAAACGCATTAATTTGAATAACGATGCGATGAATGTAACCGTTATTGGAAATTTTGATGTTAATAATGGTACTGTAGCACCTAATTTTCAACATACCGGTTTTTGGTATGAATATTTTTCAGGTGATACATTAAATGTTGCCGATATTAATGCACCTATTTCATTGTTGCCGGGTGAATATCGTTTATATACCGATGTTAAATTAAATACGCCTGATATTATTATCAGTATTGAAGATATTCAGTCTGCCTTACAACATGAATTAACAATTGCGCCAAACCCTTCATCAGATATATTTAATTTTTCAGCCGAGATACAAAATGCCGGTGCTGCACAAATTGAAATATTTAATATGTCGGGTGCATTAGTTTTTTCTACAACTATTGTTAACCTGCAACCGGGACCATTTAATTATACCTGGAATAGCGCAAACACGAATGGTGCTGCGGCTGAAAATGGCATTTATCTGGTTAAAATAAACACTGCAGACGGTGTGTTTATGGGAAAAATAATTAAACAGTAA
- a CDS encoding DUF1295 domain-containing protein: protein MGQILLVSACLIVVFMTAVWLFSLYKQDMSVVDGFWGLGFLAVAHHWFFRLEDIEPRQFVIVYLVTLWGLRLAIYIFYRNRGKGEDPRYVAFRNDWKEKTWYISYYKVFLLQGFLQFVILLPVLFVMYSGEGKLNVINIAGIIIWLIGWIFETAADYQMLKFKKNPANKGKVMDKGLWYFSRHPNYFGEVCVWWGIFLISLNGALITYIGILSPILITYMLLKVSGITMLEKRYEGNDAYSVYKRTTSPFFPWFRKKDAI from the coding sequence ATGGGTCAAATTTTACTTGTTTCTGCATGCTTAATTGTTGTTTTTATGACGGCCGTGTGGTTGTTTAGTTTGTATAAACAGGACATGAGTGTGGTGGATGGTTTTTGGGGACTTGGTTTTTTGGCTGTAGCGCATCATTGGTTTTTCAGACTCGAGGATATAGAACCGAGGCAATTTGTTATTGTATATCTGGTTACCTTATGGGGTTTGCGGTTAGCCATTTACATTTTTTACCGCAATCGAGGAAAAGGTGAAGATCCACGTTATGTTGCCTTTAGAAACGACTGGAAAGAAAAAACATGGTATATCAGTTACTATAAAGTTTTTTTACTGCAAGGGTTTTTACAATTTGTTATTCTGCTGCCGGTATTATTTGTGATGTACTCGGGAGAAGGGAAATTAAATGTTATAAATATTGCAGGTATTATTATCTGGCTAATTGGATGGATTTTTGAAACGGCTGCAGATTACCAAATGTTGAAATTCAAAAAGAATCCGGCAAACAAAGGCAAGGTAATGGATAAGGGTTTATGGTATTTTAGTCGCCACCCGAATTATTTTGGTGAAGTTTGCGTATGGTGGGGAATATTTTTAATTAGCCTGAACGGTGCGTTAATTACTTACATCGGAATTTTATCACCGATACTCATCACGTATATGTTATTAAAAGTCAGCGGTATCACCATGCTGGAAAAACGTTATGAAGGCAACGATGCTTATTCGGTTTATAAAAGAACTACCAGTCCGTTTTTTCCATGGTTCAGAAAAAAAGATGCGATTTAA